Proteins from a genomic interval of Salmo trutta chromosome 39, fSalTru1.1, whole genome shotgun sequence:
- the LOC115179433 gene encoding unconventional myosin-X-like isoform X1, translating to MEAFFAEGARVWVKEKEQLVPSTVSSCGDGTLVLTTDYGEVLYLQQAEVTRERVYAMHQSSIDGVEDMSTLAELHEAAIMHNLYQRYQKDSIYTNIGSILAAVNPYKQIPGMYDLDRVELYSRHHIGELPPHIFAVANECYRCIWKRHDSQCVLISGESGAGKTESTKLLLQFLSVMSQNSAGTPPSEKTTRVEQSIVQSSPIMEAFGNAKTVYNNNSSRFGKFIQLHFSQSGNIHGGCIVDYLLEKNRVVRQNPGERNYHIFYALLAGANQEHRELYFLDDPPESFHYLSQSGCLKDKSLDDKQLFNSVMEALKVMEFSEEETRDMFKLLSGVLQLGNIQFMTAGGAQITTKQVLSNVSDLLGLDCFQLSEVLTQRSMILRGEEICSPLTIEQAVDSRDSVSMALYSQCFSWIILRINQKIRGKDNFKSIGILDIFGFENFQVNRFEQFNINYANEKLQEYFNKHIFSLEQLEYNREGVQWEAIDWMDNAECLDLIEKKLGMLALVNEESRFPKGTDFTLLEKLHSRHSTNPYYVKPRLADHQFGIRHYAGEVLYDVTGVLEKNRDTFRDDILNMLKESRLDFIYDLFERVGSRNSEETLKMGTARRKPTVSSQFRDSLHSLMGTLSVSNPFFVRCIKPNNEKNPSVFDPEVVLNQLRYSGMLETVKIRRAGFPVRRTFKDFFSRYQIILQEKVSGAGDDKKRSTDLLTKYDRAKKEWQLGKTKVFMKESLEQRLEKERDEVRRKAGMVIRAHILTYTARKHFKRVKGSVVTLQGYLRTHIQRKWFLRRCLATRVLQKHRRGQVARASCRKLREERRKREEEEKKKREQEEGKKKGEDAGEGKKEGEVEGEKEGGVEAKAAQGSEKKEGKTEEEARQMEEILRIELEIERLQKQREDGVSQLCESSRQELRLRRDAEIKRLKKEASRKATELIDLLDFGGLDPSLATAASASAERLQEGPGMATAVTQKEEVDEGFHAEEECTVPLLPDFPPPAEADAAVDQDMFAHLPPPPPAFAEGSTATPPPPPLDSSSPTPVPPPPPPPPLPSGEGDGKGKEGEKKEGDGGRTESILSLGEGEEPIYSMPVDSGESDYDEEEGSVTAGDDGSASGQNSNRGSAAMTEEEALRKSTCTNASIESYRGSSDSYIESDDEQDGLLDTDEEVHNGRVTLLNGNGPPYFHSYLYMKAGLMIPWRRRWCVLKDETFMWFRSKQESLKSGWLHKKGGGLSTLSRRLGNWKMRWFVLREHKLMYFDNDSEEKLKGTIDIRAAKEIVNNHEKENALNIVTDERTYQVFAESPEDASAWYNVLSKVHVYTPEQLMDMSHEQANPKNAVGTLDVGLIDSVCASDNPDRPNSFVIITANRVIHCNTDTPEEMHHWISLLQKPKGDSKIDGQEFLVRGWLQKEMKTGTKSNVLKLKKRWFVLTHNSLDYYKSSERNSSKMGTLVLNSLCSVFQPEERVHRETGYWNIVVHGRKHSYRLYNKMLNEALRWIAAIQAVIDSKTPIETPTLQLIRDIKDSSLNPEAVEQTYRRNPILRYTQHPLHSPLLPLPYGEVIQRQQGYASLQDEAIRVFNSLQEMETLADPVPIIRGVLQTCQDLRPLRDEVYCQVIKQTNHVPQPNQPNQRAHWHLLTCMSCTFLPSRTILRYLRFHLKRVREHFPNTEIERYSAFINESLKKTKTRDFIPSQEEIVALLVRQEMTTTVYCHGGGSCKISINSHTTAGEVVEKLIRGLAMEDSRNLFSLFEHNQVTDRALESRIIVADVLAKFERLSGTEEEEEGQWRLYFKLYCFLDMESMPKEGVEFAFMFEQAHESLISGHFPAPEETLQQLAALRLQYLHGDGASRAGWSLGSVYPMGRLRSRIFQSTKQGGAAGGEGGGGQVGSVKGDGQDRRRTPSFLDGSLRRSFKTGSLKKQKEEEGQQVEMWVKEETSATRAHVLDKWTKLQGLPQHQALLKYMSIVKEWPGYGSTLFDVECKEGGFPHDLWLGVSADNLSVYKRGEPKPLQTFQYEQITFFGAPQPCIYQITVDGNDLFFHTPLVMEIAKIMKAYINMMVKKRCSIMSVSSVASAFVR from the exons GTGTTGTATCTCCAGCAGGCCGAGGTGACTAGAGAGAGAGTGTACGCTATGCATCAGTCCAGTATAGATGGAGTGGAGGACATGTCCACTCTGGCAGAACTACACGAAGCTGCCATCATGCACAACCTCTACCAGCGCTACCAGAAAGACAGCATCTAT accaACATAGGCAGTATCCTAGCAGCGGTGAACCCTTATAAACAGATCCCAGGCATGTATGACCTAGATAGAGTTGAGCTGTACAGTCGCCACCACATCGGAGAACTCCCGCCCCACATCTTCGCTGTAGCCAATGAGTGTTACCGCTGCATCTGGAAACGACACGACAGCCAATGCGTCCTCATCAG tgggGAGTCGGGGGCTGGTAAGACAGAGAGCACCAAGCTGCTGCTGCAGTTCCTGTCTGTGATGAGCCAGAACTCTGCTGGGACTCCTCCCTCTGAGAAGACCACGCGAGTGGAGCAGTCCATCGTTCAGagcag TCCGATCATGGAGGCGTTTGGGAATGCCAAGACAGTCTACAACAACAATTCTAGTCGCTTTGGGAAGTTCATCCAGCTCCACTTCTCCCAGAGCGGGAACATCCATGGTGGATGTATCGTTGACT ATTTACTGGAGAAG AACCGCGTGGTGAGACAGAACCCTGGAGAACGGAACTACCACATCTTCTACGCCCTGCTGGCCGGAGCCAACCAGGAACACAGGG AGCTGTATTTCCTGGACGACCCTCCTGAGTCATTCCACTACCTCAGCCAATCAGGCTGTCTCAAAGACAAGAGCCTTGATGATAAACAGCTCTTCAACAGTGTcatg GAGGCGCTGAAGGTGATGGAGTTCAGTGAGGAGGAGACCAGAGACATGTTCAAACTGCTGTCTGGAGTCCTACAGCTGGGCAACATTCAGTTCATGACCGCCGGAGGAGCGCAGATCACCACCAAACagg TGCTCAGTAATGTCAGTGACCTACTCGGGCTGGACTGCTTCCAGCTGTCTGAGGTGCTGACGCAGAGATCCATGATCCTCAGAGGAGAAGAGATATGCTCTCCGCTCACCATagaacag gcgGTGGATTCCCGGGACTCTGTTTCCATGGCTCTGTATTCCCAGTGTTTTTCCTGGATCATTCTCCGGATCAACCAGAAGATCAGAGGGAAAGACAACTTCAAATCCATCGGAATACTGGACATCTTTGGCTTCGAGAACTTCCAG GTGAATCGGTTTGAGCAGTTCAACATCAACTACGCCAATGAAAAGCTGCAGGAGTACTTCAACAAACACATCTTCTCTCTGGAACAACTGGAGtacaacag AGAGGGAGTCCAGTGGGAAGCAATAGACTGGATGGATAACGCTGAGTGTCTGGACCTCATAGAGAAG AAACTTGGCATGCTAGCATTGGTCAACGAGGAGAGTCGCTTCCCCAAAGGGACAGACTTCACACTGCTGGAGAAACTACACAGCAGGCACTCT ACAAACCCTTACTATGTGAAGCCTCGACTGGCTGACCATCAGTTTGGCATCAGGCACTATGCTGGAGAGGTTCTGTATGATGTCACCGGGGTTCTGGAGAAGAACAGAGACACGTTCAGAGACGACATCCTCAACATGCTGAAGGAGAGCAGACTGGACTTCATCTATGATCTGTTTGAGAGAGTGGGCAGCAGGAACAGTGAGGAGACTCTGAAGATGGGAACAGCCAGACGCAAGCCTACTGTCAGTTCACAGTTTAGG GACTCTCTCCATTCCCTCATGGGCACTCTGAGTGTGTCCAACCCTTTCTTCGTGCGCTGCATCAAACCCAACAACGAGAAG AACCCAAGCGTGTTTGACCCGGAAGTGGTTCTGAACCAGCTGAGGTATTCTGGAATGTTAGAAACAGTTAAGATCCGCCGGGCCGGCTTCCCTGTCCGCAGAACCTTCAAAGACTTCTTCAGCcg gtatCAGATCATTCTGCAAGAGAAGGTGAGTGGAGCGGGGGATGATAAGAAGAGGAGTACAGACCTACTGACCAAATACGACCGTGCCAAGAAGGAGTGGCAGCTGGGAAAGACCAAG GTGTTTATGAAGGAGTCTCTGGAACAGcgtctggagaaagagagagacgaggtTCGCCGTAAAGCAGGCATGGTCATCAGAGCCCACATCCTCACCTACACCGCCAGGAAGCACTTTAAGCGTGTGAAGGGGAGCGTCGTCACCCTCCAGGGGTACCTTCGTACCCACATACAACGGAAATGGTTTCTACGGCGATGCTTGGCGACGCGGGTACTACAAAAACACAGACGAGGACAGGTGGCCCGCGCAAGCTGCCGCAaactcagagaggagaggaggaagagagaggaggaggagaagaagaagagagaacaggaggaggggAAGAAGAAGGGAGAGGATGCGGGCGAggggaagaaggagggagaggtggaaggagagaaggagggaggagtagaGGCAAAGGCCGCTCAGGGTTCTGAG aAAAAGGAAGGAAAGACGGAAGAAGAGGCCCGTCAGATGGAGGAGATCTTGCGTATAGAGTTGGAGATCGAGCGCCtgcagaaacagagggaggatgGGGTCTCCCAGCTCTGTGAGTCCTCCAGGCAGGAGCTCCGGCTACGCCGGGACGCAGAGATCAAGAGGCTGAAGAAGGAGGCCTCTCGTAAGGCCACAGAACTAATCGACCTCCTGGACTTTGGAGGTCTGGATCCCAGTTTAGCCACCGCTGCTAGCGCTAGCGCAGAG CGGCTCCAGGAGGGCCCAGGCATGGCCACAGCCGTAACCCAGAAGGAGGAGGTAGACGAGGGCTTCCATGCCGAGGAGGAGtgcactgtccctctcctcccagaCTTCCCTCCTCCAGCCGAGGCTGACGCTGCCGTGGACCAGGATATGTTCGCCCACCTGCCGCCCCCTCCACCCGCCTTCGCTGAGGGCTCTACTGCTacaccacctccccctcccctcgATTCATCCTCACCCACTCCCgtccctcccccacctccccccccACCACTGCCTTCTGGAGAGGGGGACGGAAAAGGAAAAGAGGGGGAGAAAAaagagggtgatggagggaggacagagagtatCTTGAGCCTCGGAGAAGGGGAGGAGCCGATCTACAGCATGCCGGTGGACAGTGGCGAATCAGATTACGACGAGGAGGAGGGCTCTGTCACCGCGGGAGACGATGGTTCCGCATCCGGGCAGAATAGCAACAGAGGCAGCGCGGCCATGACAGAGGAAGAAGCTCTGAGGAAGTCCACGTGTACCAACGCCAGCATAGAATCATACAGGGGCAGCTCTGACTca TACATAGAGAGTGATGATGAGCAGGATGGGCTGTTGGACACAGATGAGGAGGTACACAACGGCAGGGTCACTCTTCTCAATGGGAACGGACCTCCGTACTTCCATAGCTACCTCTACATGAAGG cTGGTCTGATGATCCCATGGCGCAGGCGGTGGTGTGTGTTGAAGGATGAGACCTTCATGTGGTTCCGCTCCAAACAGGAGTCCCTCAAGTCTGGCTGGCTCCATAAGAAGGGAGGAGGACTGTCCACTCTGTCCCGCAGGTtggg GAACTGGAAGATGCGTTGGTTTGTTCTGAGGGAACACAAACTGATGTACTTTGACAACGACAGCGAGGAGAAACTGAAGGGAACCATCGACATCCGCGCCGCCAA AGAGATCGTGAACAACCATGAGAAGGAGAATGCATTGAACATCGTGACAGATGAGAGGACGTACCAGGTGTTTGCTGAGTCGCCAGAAGACGCCAG tgcgtGGTATAACGTCCTCAGTAAGGTTCATGTGTATACTCCCGAGCAGCTGATGGACATGTCTCATGAACAGGCCAACCCCAAGAACGCTGTG GGAACTCTGGACGTGGGGCTGATTGACTCAGTCTGTGCCTCTGACAACCCAGACAG gcccAACTCCTTTGTGATCATCACAGCGAACCGTGTGATCCACTGTAACACTGACACTCCAGAGGAGATGCACCACTGGATCAGCCTGCTGCAGAAACCTAAAGGAGACTCCAAGATAGACGGACAGGAGTTCCTGGTTCGGG GTTGGCTCCAGAAGGAGATGAAGACAGGAACTAAGAGTAATGTTCTGAAGCTGAAGAAACGCTGGTTCGTGTTAACCCATAACTCCCTGGATTACTACAAGAGCTCTGAGCGAAACTCCTCCAAGATGGGAACCCTCGTCCTcaactccctctgctctgtctttCAACCCGAGGAACGAgtgcacagagagacag GTTACTGGAACATCGTAGTGCACGGTAGGAAGCACTCTTATCGCCTCTACAACAAGATGCTGAATGAAGCTCTGAGATGGATAGCAGCCATACAGGCTGTGATAGACAGCAAGACACCCATAGAAACACCGACACTACAGCTCATCAGAGACATCAAGGACAGCAGTTTGAACCCTGAGGCGGTGGAGCAGACCTACAGGAGGAATCCCATCCTCAGATACACTCAGCACCCTCTACACTCCCCCCTACTGCCACTACCCTACGGAGAAGTCA tcCAGAGACAGCAGGGATATGCCAGTCTTCAGGATGAAGCGATCCGAGTGTTTAACTCTCTTCAGGAGATGGAGACTCTGGCAGACCCTGTTCCTATCATACGGGGGGTACTACAGACCTGTCAGGACCTGAGACCTCTCCGAGACGAG GTATACTGTCAGGTGATCAAGCAGACCAATCACGTGCCTCAGCCCAATCAGCCCAATCAGCGGGCTCATTGGCACCTCCTCACCTGTATGAGCTGTACCTTCCTCCCAAGCCGGACCATCCTCAGATACCTGCGCTTCCACctcaaaag gGTGCGAGAGCATTTCCCCAACACAGAGATTGAGCGTTATTCTGCTTTTATCAATGAGTCTCTGAAGAAGACCAAGACCAGGGACTTTATTCCGTCTCAGGAGGAGATCGTGGCCCTACTGGTGAGGCAGGAGATGACAACTACAGTCTATTGCCATGGAGGGGGCTCCTGCAAGATCTCCATCAATTCACACACCACCGCTGGAgag gtggtagAGAAGTTGATCCGCGGCCTGGCCATGGAGGACAGTAGGAATCTGTTCTCTCTGTTTGAGCACAACCAGGTGACGGACCGAGCTCTGGAGAGCAGGATCATAGTGGCTGACGTCCTCGCCAAGTTTGAGAG GCTGTCAgggactgaggaggaggaggaaggacagTGGAGACTCTATTTTAAACTTTACTGTTTCCTCGACATGGAGAGCATGCCTAAGGAGGGGGTGGAATTTGCCTTCATGTTTGAGcag GCCCATGAGTCTCTGATCAGTGGTCACTTCCCGGCCCCAGAGGAAACTTTGCAGCAGCTAGCCGCTTTACGGCTGCAGTATCTCCATGGAGATGGGGCCAGCCGCGCTGGGTGGAGCCTCGGTAGTGTTTACCCAATGGGACGCCTCCGCTCGCGCATCTTCCAGTCCACCAAACAGGGAGGCGcggcaggaggagagggaggaggagggcaggTGGGAAGTGTCAAGGGGGACGGGCAGGATAGAAGGAGAACCCCCAGCTTCCTGGATGGAAGTCTGAGGCGCAGCTTTAAGACGGGCTCGCTGAAGAAACAGAAG GAGGAAGAGGGACAGCAGGTAGAGATGTGGGTGAAGGAGGAGACATCGGCCACCAGAGCCCATGTTCTGGATAAATGGACCAAGTTACAGGGACTCCCCCAGCACCAGGCTCTGCTCAAATACATGTCCATCGTCAAAGAGTGGCCCGGATATGGCTCTACACTGTTCgacgtggag tGTAAGGAAGGAGGTTTTCCCCATGACCTGTGGCTGGGTGTGAGTGCTGACAACCTGTCTGTGTATAAGAGAGGGGAACCCAAACCTCTGCAGACGTTCCAGTATGAGCAGATCACCTTCTTTGGAGCTCCACAACCCTGCATCTACCAGATCACTGTCGACGGCAACGATTTGTTCTTCCACACTCCAttg